In Paenibacillus sp. G2S3, a single window of DNA contains:
- a CDS encoding histidine kinase: MNTRFNTFTKIISLVLILLIPLVGLYWFSNQTSLRVVSDEIEKSMYKDLTYFAVQTDNVAGQLSKGGLILSEDINVRALEFIEIMTLYEQTNEKLKIDDKLKLVIASSTWDTTLSIYAPDTRTFVSSNVSNVFDNNQLRRNFSRTWKVTTDVPSFYRGQQRFVRHITEPFNSSLEQAKLIVEMSFPATDLIKALDRFKKGGKGDPFFISSDHSVIQAIDADEKLQKELIEKIDLKVLAKHPFTRLTLSGSEYAVSCVWMPELRQYLVDYLPIQDVVRPITTNSYLFYGSIFFLLVGSTIAAYFLYNTVQVPIRELIRGVRRVKRGDYTTINVLHPNNEFHFLLVSFNDMATQIEQLIQNVYLEQIASRDANLKQLQSQINPHFLYNCFTLIRSLTRLGEKETVMQLTMHLSKYYRYTTYSERQTAELKEEIDLVQSYLAIQAIKVQDLKYKIDIPSDFAGLKLPRLILQPLVENAVLHGIEPVGCGSIHISAYVNEEYNIIAVQDDGIGLTEEKLISLQRQIAFPPVEDKGCALWNTRQRIQLQFGKEAGLRIIRREEGGVETQLYWPNQSDYDSAS, translated from the coding sequence ATGAACACACGCTTTAATACATTTACAAAAATCATCTCTTTGGTCCTGATCCTACTAATTCCACTCGTGGGACTATATTGGTTCTCCAACCAGACAAGCCTGCGCGTGGTCTCGGACGAAATTGAGAAATCGATGTACAAGGATCTTACATACTTTGCCGTGCAGACTGACAATGTCGCTGGACAGCTCTCTAAAGGCGGACTCATCCTCAGCGAAGATATCAATGTACGCGCGCTCGAATTCATCGAAATTATGACACTGTATGAGCAGACTAATGAAAAGCTCAAAATTGATGACAAGCTGAAACTTGTAATCGCTTCCTCAACATGGGACACAACCCTTAGCATCTATGCCCCCGACACACGAACTTTTGTTTCCTCCAATGTTTCCAATGTGTTTGACAACAACCAACTACGACGCAACTTCTCTCGGACTTGGAAAGTAACGACCGATGTACCCTCCTTCTATCGTGGGCAGCAACGCTTTGTTCGTCATATTACCGAGCCATTTAATTCCTCCTTGGAGCAGGCGAAGCTAATTGTAGAAATGAGCTTTCCTGCCACGGATTTGATCAAGGCGCTGGATCGTTTCAAAAAAGGAGGGAAAGGCGACCCTTTCTTTATTTCGTCCGATCATAGTGTGATACAAGCCATAGATGCGGATGAGAAGCTACAGAAAGAACTGATTGAAAAGATCGATTTGAAGGTGCTCGCTAAACATCCGTTCACTCGACTTACACTCTCCGGAAGCGAATACGCTGTCAGTTGCGTCTGGATGCCGGAGCTCAGACAATATCTGGTAGATTATTTGCCAATTCAGGATGTAGTGCGGCCGATTACAACAAACAGCTATTTATTCTACGGCTCGATTTTCTTCTTGCTTGTAGGTAGTACTATCGCAGCGTACTTTCTATACAACACCGTTCAAGTGCCTATTCGTGAACTTATTCGTGGAGTACGCAGAGTCAAACGTGGGGATTACACAACGATCAATGTCTTGCATCCAAATAACGAATTTCACTTTCTACTGGTCAGCTTTAATGATATGGCCACACAAATTGAACAGCTTATACAGAATGTTTACCTGGAGCAGATTGCTTCAAGGGACGCTAACCTGAAGCAGTTGCAATCACAGATTAATCCGCATTTCCTATACAATTGCTTCACACTCATTCGCAGTCTGACGCGACTAGGTGAGAAAGAGACGGTTATGCAGCTGACGATGCACCTCAGTAAATATTACCGCTATACTACCTATTCAGAGCGGCAAACGGCTGAGCTGAAAGAGGAGATCGATTTGGTTCAAAGCTACCTAGCCATTCAGGCGATCAAAGTTCAGGATTTAAAATACAAGATTGATATCCCCAGTGACTTTGCAGGGCTTAAGCTACCCCGTCTTATCCTTCAGCCACTGGTTGAGAATGCCGTATTGCACGGTATAGAACCGGTAGGCTGCGGAAGTATTCATATCAGTGCCTATGTCAACGAAGAGTATAATATTATCGCAGTACAGGATGACGGTATTGGTCTTACGGAAGAAAAGCTTATCTCATTGCAGCGGCAAATTGCCTTTCCTCCTGTCGAAGATAAGGGCTGTGCTTTATGGAATACACGGCAGCGGATACAACTGCAGTTTGGGAAAGAAGCTGGGCTGCGTATTATCAGGCGGGAGGAAGGCGGAGTTGAGACCCAGCTGTACTGGCCTAATCAGTCAGATTACGATAGTGCCTCATAA
- the efp gene encoding elongation factor P — protein MISVNDFKTGLTVEVEGDIFTVIDFQHVKPGKGAAFVRSKLKNLRNGNTVERTFRAGETIGRAIIENRGVQYLYASGSDHVFMDNETYDQFELSEKQLEWELNFLKENMTVNIVSYKGEILGINLPTSVELKVVETEPGVKGNTAQGATKSAKLETGHSVQVPLFINEEDILLIDTREGKYISRA, from the coding sequence GTGATTTCAGTAAATGATTTTAAGACAGGTTTGACCGTAGAGGTAGAAGGAGATATTTTTACCGTTATTGATTTCCAACACGTTAAGCCAGGTAAAGGCGCAGCTTTTGTTCGTTCCAAGCTTAAGAACTTGCGTAACGGTAACACAGTAGAGCGCACATTCCGTGCAGGTGAAACGATTGGCCGTGCTATTATCGAAAACCGCGGTGTACAATACCTGTATGCAAGTGGATCGGACCATGTATTCATGGATAACGAAACTTATGACCAATTCGAATTGTCCGAAAAGCAATTGGAATGGGAATTGAATTTCCTTAAAGAGAACATGACTGTAAACATCGTTAGTTACAAAGGTGAGATTCTCGGAATCAACCTTCCTACCAGCGTAGAGTTGAAGGTTGTTGAAACTGAGCCTGGCGTTAAAGGTAACACGGCTCAAGGCGCTACGAAATCGGCCAAGCTCGAAACCGGACATAGTGTTCAGGTTCCATTGTTCATCAACGAAGAAGACATCTTGCTCATTGATACTCGTGAAGGTAAATATATTTCCCGCGCGTAG
- a CDS encoding ABC transporter permease subunit: MNVKGTLVSRPWLKGFLKRTWPLHVMLIPAVVLQFIFGYLPLGGLVIAFKDFKPYDGIWGSKWVGLEHFRFMFEYPDSKKVIVNTVLIAGLKIILNVIVPFTFALLLNEVRRNSVKRTVQTLVYLPYFISWVFLGGILTDMLSADGMINSVLQNWFGMEPILFLASGNWFRFIVVVTDVWQQFGYGTIVYLAALAGVNPSLYEAAEVDGANRWRQTLSVTIPSLVPIIIVVATLAIGNILNAGFDQIFNMYNPLVYDKGDIIDTFVYRTGILNGQYSFATAVGVFKSLVGFLLIVVGYRVAYKLADYKIF; this comes from the coding sequence ATGAATGTAAAAGGCACACTGGTCTCACGGCCCTGGCTGAAAGGATTCCTAAAACGAACATGGCCACTCCATGTAATGTTGATACCTGCTGTTGTGCTTCAGTTCATCTTTGGTTATTTGCCACTTGGAGGACTTGTGATCGCTTTCAAAGACTTCAAGCCTTATGACGGAATATGGGGATCGAAATGGGTTGGACTTGAACATTTTCGCTTTATGTTTGAATACCCGGACAGTAAGAAAGTTATCGTTAATACCGTTCTGATCGCCGGTTTGAAAATTATATTGAATGTCATCGTGCCGTTTACATTTGCGCTTCTGTTGAATGAGGTCCGGAGAAATTCGGTTAAAAGAACGGTGCAAACGCTCGTATACTTACCTTATTTCATCTCTTGGGTATTTCTCGGAGGCATCTTGACGGATATGTTATCCGCCGACGGGATGATTAATTCCGTATTACAGAATTGGTTTGGCATGGAGCCCATCCTATTTCTAGCCAGCGGCAACTGGTTCCGATTTATCGTGGTGGTGACCGATGTGTGGCAACAATTTGGGTATGGTACGATCGTCTATTTGGCAGCGTTAGCCGGAGTGAATCCATCTCTCTATGAAGCGGCGGAGGTAGATGGTGCGAACCGTTGGAGACAGACGCTAAGCGTAACGATTCCATCGCTGGTACCTATCATCATTGTCGTTGCGACTTTGGCTATTGGTAATATTCTTAACGCTGGTTTTGACCAAATCTTTAATATGTATAACCCGCTAGTTTACGATAAAGGCGATATCATTGATACGTTTGTATACCGGACTGGTATATTAAATGGCCAGTACAGCTTCGCTACGGCTGTTGGCGTGTTTAAATCATTGGTTGGCTTTTTACTCATAGTGGTTGGTTACAGAGTGGCATACAAATTGGCGGACTATAAAATATTCTAG
- a CDS encoding YqhV family protein produces the protein MATLRLFSGSAEIIAALIMLRLNQVDKALAVNSGLALVGPTILILTTAIGLTGMAQQLSWSKLGWVGCGVAFLLIGILKK, from the coding sequence ATGGCGACTCTTCGGCTGTTCTCAGGTAGTGCGGAGATTATAGCTGCACTGATTATGCTGCGGTTGAATCAGGTAGATAAGGCGCTCGCAGTCAATTCTGGACTAGCTTTGGTAGGACCAACGATCTTGATATTGACGACAGCAATCGGACTTACAGGGATGGCTCAGCAGTTGTCCTGGAGCAAACTGGGCTGGGTCGGCTGTGGTGTAGCCTTTCTCTTAATCGGGATTCTAAAAAAATGA
- a CDS encoding YitT family protein, translating into MQVRSYGLPQNMRTVVKPLKEVAIIIFSAFLVASGMRLFLIPHQLLSGGVAGVASVVGYLTDPKYISKLYFVINLPLIVWGFIAVGKKYILLSLLSVVATTWFMTIIPEVQLTKDPILASIFGGVIIAGGVGFSLRTGGSSGGFDILGSIISRKRDIPMGNIMFLMDGLVILSLGFFKSWDSALYAMLCIFVKSRVVDMIHIRHVKLTCFIVTKEREMMLIRLRELPHGITVVNAEGGYSHEGNTMLMTVTTRYELANLRRTILEADPSSFVNVVETVEIQGRFKRLG; encoded by the coding sequence ATGCAAGTTCGAAGTTACGGGTTACCGCAAAACATGCGGACCGTAGTCAAACCACTTAAGGAAGTAGCTATCATTATTTTTTCAGCCTTTTTAGTTGCAAGTGGGATGCGATTGTTTCTAATTCCTCATCAGCTTCTGAGCGGTGGGGTAGCAGGGGTGGCTTCGGTCGTCGGTTATTTAACGGATCCGAAGTATATCTCTAAGCTTTATTTTGTAATAAACCTTCCTTTAATTGTCTGGGGATTTATTGCAGTGGGGAAAAAATATATCTTACTAAGCTTGCTTTCCGTCGTGGCTACCACCTGGTTCATGACTATTATTCCTGAGGTGCAATTGACCAAGGACCCGATTCTTGCAAGTATTTTTGGCGGAGTAATTATTGCTGGCGGCGTTGGTTTTTCTCTCCGTACTGGGGGCTCTTCTGGGGGATTTGATATATTAGGCTCAATTATTTCACGTAAACGGGATATTCCCATGGGGAATATCATGTTCTTAATGGATGGATTAGTTATTCTGAGTTTAGGCTTCTTTAAAAGCTGGGATTCCGCCTTATACGCTATGCTTTGTATTTTTGTAAAGAGTAGAGTAGTCGATATGATCCATATTCGCCATGTGAAGCTAACCTGCTTCATCGTTACCAAAGAACGGGAGATGATGCTAATCCGTCTCAGAGAGTTACCTCATGGCATCACTGTCGTCAATGCAGAGGGTGGATACAGTCATGAGGGAAATACCATGCTTATGACGGTAACGACTCGGTATGAACTTGCAAATCTGCGGAGAACTATTCTCGAGGCAGACCCAAGCTCCTTCGTCAATGTTGTGGAGACTGTAGAGATTCAGGGCCGGTTCAAACGATTAGGATAA
- a CDS encoding aspartate kinase — protein MSLYVMKFGGSSVGDTERMKRVAKRIADKQDEGHRCVVVVSAMGDTTDDLIDTAKQLNGQPPAREMDMLMTTGEQISVALLSIALHGIGRNAVSYTGWQAGFRTDETHGRARINEIDPRRVLASLEREQIVIVAGFQGMTVDGEITTLGRGGSDTTAVALAAAIEADVCEIYTDVDGIYSTDPRIVKTARKLKEISYDEMLELANLGAAVLHPRAVEYAKRHQVKLVVRSSFNHNEGTVVKEETSMEQGIVVSGIAFDKNVARVSILGVPDVPGVLAQVFGKLAEEGVNVDIIVQSGVQNEQADFSFTVSLDELDRAKEVIKEIHKTLPYREVTSEDNLVKVSIVGAGMVSHPGVAAQMFDVLSQEGVSIKMVSTSEIKVSCVIESGNLPSIIQALHTAYNLDTTEQAFVGGPKDRR, from the coding sequence TTGTCACTTTATGTTATGAAATTCGGAGGCAGCTCCGTCGGCGACACTGAACGAATGAAACGCGTCGCCAAGCGCATCGCAGACAAGCAAGATGAGGGACATCGCTGCGTTGTGGTTGTATCTGCAATGGGGGATACAACAGATGATTTGATCGATACGGCGAAGCAACTAAACGGGCAGCCGCCCGCACGTGAAATGGATATGTTGATGACGACAGGAGAACAAATCTCCGTCGCTCTATTGTCCATTGCCCTGCATGGGATCGGGCGGAATGCAGTTTCTTATACAGGATGGCAGGCTGGATTCCGAACAGACGAAACCCACGGCAGAGCTCGCATCAATGAAATTGACCCACGTCGTGTATTAGCGTCTTTGGAACGTGAACAGATCGTGATCGTTGCAGGCTTTCAGGGGATGACTGTGGACGGTGAGATTACCACATTAGGCCGTGGTGGTTCGGACACTACAGCCGTAGCATTGGCTGCTGCTATTGAAGCAGACGTATGTGAGATCTATACCGATGTAGATGGTATCTACTCCACAGATCCACGTATCGTGAAGACGGCACGTAAGCTGAAGGAAATCTCTTACGATGAAATGCTAGAGCTTGCCAATCTGGGAGCAGCTGTATTACATCCACGTGCAGTGGAGTACGCTAAGCGTCATCAAGTTAAGCTGGTCGTTAGATCGAGCTTTAATCATAATGAAGGTACCGTTGTGAAGGAGGAAACAAGCATGGAGCAGGGAATCGTAGTTAGTGGTATTGCATTTGATAAGAATGTAGCACGTGTCAGTATTCTTGGAGTTCCTGATGTACCAGGTGTACTCGCTCAGGTCTTCGGCAAGCTCGCTGAAGAGGGCGTTAACGTAGATATCATCGTACAAAGTGGTGTACAGAATGAGCAGGCTGACTTCTCATTTACAGTTTCTCTTGATGAGCTGGATCGGGCGAAGGAAGTTATTAAAGAAATTCATAAAACTTTGCCTTATCGTGAAGTTACCTCCGAGGATAACCTGGTGAAGGTATCTATCGTTGGTGCTGGTATGGTCAGCCATCCAGGGGTAGCTGCTCAAATGTTTGATGTACTCTCCCAAGAGGGTGTAAGCATCAAGATGGTCAGCACTTCTGAGATCAAAGTATCTTGCGTTATTGAATCAGGCAATTTGCCATCTATCATACAGGCGCTTCATACCGCCTACAATCTTGATACAACTGAGCAGGCTTTCGTCGGAGGTCCTAAGGATCGCCGATAA
- a CDS encoding carbohydrate ABC transporter permease, which yields MYYKTRGYQLFTILNYCILVIAGLLCILPIIHILAISFSASAPANAHLVGLWPVDFNIESYTKTLNNPNFLRAFFISVGRTILGTFMTMSVITLAAYSLSKDSSVLKSRNIYAWYFVFTMLFTGGMIPLYMVVRNLHMMDTIWALVLPGAVQVFNMILLMNFFKATPKELEEAALIDGAGHFTVLFRVYLPLAMASIATLSLFSVVGSWNAWFDGLLYINNYRNYPLATFLQTVIVSQDFSKLTANPRDLLNISQRTVKAAQIFIGMLPVLLIYPFLQRFFVKGIVLGAIKE from the coding sequence ATGTATTACAAAACAAGAGGATACCAGCTGTTCACAATACTTAACTATTGCATACTTGTCATTGCTGGACTGCTCTGTATCCTACCGATTATTCATATTTTAGCGATCAGCTTCAGCGCAAGCGCACCGGCTAATGCTCATCTGGTCGGACTCTGGCCAGTCGATTTTAATATCGAATCCTACACTAAAACCTTGAACAATCCCAATTTCTTGCGTGCATTCTTTATTTCAGTGGGTCGGACGATTCTGGGTACATTTATGACCATGAGCGTGATTACCCTTGCCGCTTATTCATTATCTAAAGATTCGTCAGTACTCAAAAGTCGTAACATCTACGCTTGGTATTTTGTCTTCACGATGCTGTTCACAGGCGGGATGATCCCTTTATATATGGTCGTACGGAATTTGCATATGATGGATACGATCTGGGCGCTTGTGTTACCGGGTGCAGTGCAAGTATTTAATATGATTCTGCTCATGAATTTCTTCAAGGCTACGCCAAAAGAGCTGGAGGAGGCTGCATTGATTGATGGAGCAGGGCACTTTACCGTGCTGTTCCGTGTGTATCTCCCATTGGCTATGGCTTCCATTGCCACATTGTCGTTGTTCTCGGTGGTAGGTAGCTGGAATGCGTGGTTTGATGGTTTACTATATATCAACAATTACCGTAACTATCCACTTGCTACATTCCTACAGACGGTTATTGTATCGCAGGATTTCAGTAAGCTGACTGCGAATCCTCGTGATCTGCTGAATATCTCTCAGCGCACAGTGAAAGCTGCACAGATTTTCATAGGCATGCTGCCAGTACTGTTGATTTATCCATTCCTGCAGCGGTTTTTCGTGAAGGGAATCGTATTAGGAGCGATTAAAGAGTAA
- a CDS encoding response regulator, which produces MHQLLIIDDQTALADDLADMLPWHEIGVDIVHKAYSGREALELLYEHSIDVVVTDICMPGMSGLDLIAEIKRNWKHTKCILLTGFADFEYTKQALKLRSSDYLLKPVEDEELMSSVRKALDELEQEWQEIISIQKINYTLREQLPKLREYLLRDLITGKQDPAIGPLSTKLQLYEVPITRGASYSMMLLRIDTTEGEYDQSDETLIEYALTNIAAELFGPRMVLWHCTDMHGFIVCLLSDKSLPNTMEPTKISDEEELDVWIETQAFQLQRAAKSYLKVGVSVLTSKRGQFPQNIRTMYQSSLASFRHFIGRDTELFISLAKDPNRGEMQQLNELYLTPTLGLLLEMGQWEAANEKLAAILKELEEEWRDSQEHILEAYFAIASSISSLIHRTKKWLADTIGEDFYTVTSGQPMQTVDELRNWSERVIASYRRSVSSVEKDSRNSIIRKVQDYIAQNPGTASLQTISSSVFLNPSYLSKIYKLETGEGISEYTLRVRMEKAILLLEQSPEKIYEISNLLGYQKPSYFIHLFKKHYGITPQEYRNKLGL; this is translated from the coding sequence ATGCACCAACTGTTAATCATAGATGATCAGACAGCACTTGCAGATGATTTAGCTGATATGCTTCCATGGCACGAAATAGGCGTCGACATTGTTCATAAAGCCTACTCTGGACGTGAAGCACTAGAACTACTCTATGAACATTCAATAGACGTCGTTGTGACTGATATTTGCATGCCGGGAATGTCTGGGCTCGATCTCATTGCCGAAATCAAACGTAACTGGAAACATACTAAATGCATTCTGCTCACAGGTTTTGCCGATTTTGAATATACCAAGCAGGCGCTAAAGCTGAGATCCAGTGATTATCTACTTAAACCTGTTGAAGACGAAGAATTAATGAGCTCCGTTCGCAAAGCACTAGACGAGCTTGAACAGGAGTGGCAGGAGATCATTTCGATCCAAAAAATTAATTATACGCTTAGAGAGCAGCTCCCTAAGCTGCGGGAATATCTACTGCGAGATCTGATTACCGGCAAGCAGGACCCTGCCATCGGTCCACTTTCAACAAAACTTCAACTGTATGAAGTCCCCATTACCAGAGGTGCTTCCTATAGCATGATGCTGCTGAGGATCGACACAACAGAAGGCGAGTACGATCAGAGTGATGAAACACTCATTGAATATGCTCTGACTAACATTGCCGCTGAGCTGTTCGGCCCCCGTATGGTGCTATGGCATTGTACAGATATGCACGGATTTATCGTCTGCTTACTGTCAGACAAGTCCCTTCCAAATACGATGGAACCAACAAAGATAAGCGACGAAGAAGAACTCGACGTCTGGATTGAAACACAAGCCTTTCAGCTCCAACGTGCGGCTAAATCCTACTTAAAGGTGGGCGTATCCGTTCTAACGAGTAAAAGAGGCCAATTCCCGCAAAATATCCGGACCATGTATCAGTCCTCACTGGCGAGTTTCAGGCATTTTATCGGAAGGGATACGGAATTGTTCATCTCACTAGCCAAGGATCCGAACCGCGGTGAAATGCAACAGCTAAATGAGCTCTACCTAACGCCGACCCTCGGCTTGCTGTTGGAAATGGGTCAATGGGAAGCAGCCAACGAGAAGCTGGCGGCAATCCTGAAAGAGCTGGAAGAAGAATGGCGAGACTCGCAAGAGCATATCCTTGAAGCTTATTTTGCCATTGCCTCTTCCATTTCTTCTCTTATTCATCGCACAAAAAAATGGCTGGCCGACACGATCGGTGAAGATTTCTACACCGTTACTAGCGGGCAGCCTATGCAAACAGTCGATGAGCTACGCAACTGGAGTGAACGGGTCATCGCCAGCTACCGCCGCTCGGTCAGCAGTGTGGAGAAGGATTCCCGAAACTCCATTATCCGCAAGGTTCAGGATTACATCGCGCAGAACCCGGGTACAGCTTCGCTACAGACGATCTCTTCAAGTGTATTTCTGAATCCTTCATATCTCTCGAAGATTTACAAGCTTGAGACTGGTGAAGGAATCAGTGAATATACGCTTCGTGTTCGTATGGAGAAAGCAATCCTCTTGTTAGAGCAATCACCTGAAAAAATCTATGAAATTTCAAACCTGCTTGGCTATCAGAAACCCAGCTATTTCATTCATCTCTTCAAGAAGCATTACGGCATAACGCCGCAGGAATATCGCAACAAACTCGGTTTATAA
- a CDS encoding extracellular solute-binding protein produces the protein MLVTIMTLSLAACSSNNNNSPAASNDATKKENSTTDNAAQPKSNVDETGWDGSKYVEPITLTTVKAIGNNYYYKTGESMENNVLNTYMKDNLGIDVKYDWVVTDTNQAYQTKIRLMLSSGDKMPDVITYRGDMETVNMLIDSGQFTDVGGLIDKYAGDVYKKGMELNPDTLLPVTRDGKVMALPVLDYAYNDDMVLWLRQDWMDKLGLQAPKTLADFETIMDAFVNKDPDGNGKKDTLGLATGFKNTYLNWIADISWLFGDFGTLPEQWNKGADGTLSYGSIDPGAKQALTTLKTWMEKDYITKDAGLVDENGGYEQFTKGQAGAIVGRNWLPDWPFGDLLNNVPGAKYKAYAIPAGPDGKIGTQSGNPSVNGWMLINKDSKNPEALLRYYNFLFDNWANPQKGSIFENGFAEGYDYAKQADGTVVKDPAKYPDLFPGYGDRTHLVEPIYYSLTFDGAREPGLYAETMSKLANGDTPETPYEIATAAVRKPENIEAMKIVMEQKDIRMKNYFQGPLTETMKSKNELLKKLVLQTYSKIIYGQSPIEEFDTMVANWKKSGGDQITKEVNDWYISASKK, from the coding sequence ATGCTGGTTACGATAATGACGCTAAGTCTGGCGGCTTGCTCAAGCAATAATAACAACAGTCCGGCAGCTTCAAACGATGCGACAAAAAAAGAAAACAGCACCACTGATAATGCGGCACAGCCAAAAAGTAATGTTGACGAAACCGGTTGGGATGGCAGTAAATATGTTGAGCCAATCACACTTACAACAGTTAAGGCTATTGGTAACAACTATTACTATAAAACCGGCGAGAGTATGGAGAACAACGTACTTAACACTTACATGAAAGATAATCTAGGCATTGATGTAAAATATGATTGGGTTGTCACCGACACCAACCAAGCCTATCAGACGAAGATTAGACTTATGTTGTCTTCAGGTGATAAAATGCCGGACGTGATCACTTACCGCGGCGATATGGAAACGGTCAATATGCTGATTGACTCCGGACAGTTCACAGATGTTGGTGGATTGATCGACAAGTATGCTGGCGATGTATATAAGAAGGGTATGGAGCTTAATCCGGATACATTGTTACCAGTAACACGCGATGGCAAGGTTATGGCGCTTCCGGTTCTGGATTACGCTTATAATGACGACATGGTGCTCTGGCTGCGTCAAGATTGGATGGATAAGCTGGGTCTGCAGGCTCCTAAGACACTAGCTGATTTTGAGACCATCATGGACGCTTTTGTAAACAAAGATCCTGATGGCAACGGTAAGAAGGATACGCTTGGTCTTGCGACGGGTTTCAAAAACACTTACTTGAACTGGATTGCTGATATTAGCTGGTTGTTCGGTGATTTCGGTACACTGCCAGAACAATGGAACAAAGGTGCAGATGGTACGCTGAGCTACGGTTCGATCGATCCAGGTGCTAAGCAGGCGCTTACTACACTGAAGACATGGATGGAAAAAGACTACATCACCAAAGATGCAGGTCTTGTCGATGAAAATGGTGGCTATGAACAATTCACCAAAGGTCAAGCGGGTGCAATTGTAGGCCGTAACTGGCTTCCTGACTGGCCGTTTGGCGATCTGCTGAACAACGTTCCTGGTGCCAAATATAAAGCTTATGCTATTCCGGCAGGTCCTGATGGCAAAATAGGAACACAAAGTGGTAATCCGTCTGTTAACGGATGGATGCTAATCAATAAGGATTCGAAGAATCCTGAAGCATTGCTGCGTTATTATAACTTCTTATTCGATAACTGGGCGAATCCACAAAAGGGTAGCATTTTCGAAAATGGCTTTGCTGAAGGTTATGACTATGCCAAGCAAGCAGATGGTACTGTAGTCAAAGATCCAGCGAAATATCCAGATCTATTCCCAGGCTATGGTGATCGTACACATTTGGTTGAGCCTATCTACTATTCCCTTACTTTTGATGGTGCTCGTGAGCCAGGATTGTACGCAGAAACAATGAGCAAGCTGGCAAACGGTGATACGCCGGAAACACCGTATGAGATTGCAACCGCTGCGGTTCGTAAACCGGAGAACATTGAAGCGATGAAGATCGTCATGGAGCAGAAGGATATCCGTATGAAGAATTACTTCCAAGGACCTCTGACCGAAACCATGAAATCCAAGAATGAGTTATTGAAGAAACTGGTACTCCAAACGTACTCCAAGATCATTTATGGTCAATCTCCTATCGAAGAGTTCGACACGATGGTGGCTAACTGGAAGAAATCTGGTGGGGATCAAATTACTAAGGAAGTGAATGACTGGTATATTTCCGCTAGTAAAAAATAA